Proteins co-encoded in one Cytobacillus sp. NJ13 genomic window:
- a CDS encoding iron ABC transporter permease — protein sequence MQKQYIRTYLNNKFLAYITAAAFLLFAMLMGISIGTVSVHPMTIIRVISSELFPFISLENTDAMHSNIIMNIRLPRVLLAGLVGASLAIAGAAFQGLLRNPLADPYTIGVSSGASLGAVLTLFLGLSIPFAGMFTLPLFSILFSFLTIFAVLLFARKIERSMKVETIILTGIIFSSFLGALISLMIALTGEELRQIIGWLLGSVSMRGWAYIKIIIPFFVLGAILLLVNSKELNAMSFGEEKAQHIGVDVQKRKMMVLIAGSILTGAAVAVSGTIGFVGLVIPHLTRLLWGPDHRHLLPLSILMGAGFLIIADLVSRTIIAPTELPIGVITAIIGAPAFAIILIKRKNKL from the coding sequence TTGCAAAAGCAGTATATCCGGACGTATTTAAATAATAAGTTTTTAGCTTATATAACAGCAGCGGCTTTCCTGCTTTTTGCCATGCTGATGGGGATTTCAATTGGAACAGTGTCTGTTCACCCCATGACGATTATCAGAGTAATAAGCTCTGAGTTATTTCCTTTTATTTCATTGGAAAACACGGATGCTATGCATTCAAATATCATTATGAATATTCGCCTGCCGCGCGTATTGCTGGCTGGCTTAGTGGGGGCGTCTCTTGCAATTGCGGGAGCCGCCTTTCAAGGTTTACTAAGAAATCCGCTGGCAGATCCATATACAATTGGGGTTTCGTCCGGGGCTTCACTCGGTGCTGTTTTAACATTGTTCTTGGGATTATCCATTCCGTTTGCAGGAATGTTTACGCTGCCGTTATTCAGCATTTTATTTTCCTTTTTAACCATTTTTGCCGTTTTGCTATTTGCCAGAAAAATTGAAAGATCCATGAAAGTGGAAACGATTATTTTAACAGGCATTATCTTCAGTTCTTTTCTTGGCGCTCTAATTTCTCTGATGATTGCCCTGACAGGAGAGGAGCTTAGACAGATTATTGGCTGGCTTCTTGGCAGTGTATCCATGAGAGGCTGGGCGTATATTAAAATTATCATTCCGTTTTTTGTTCTAGGTGCCATCCTTCTCTTAGTGAACAGCAAAGAGCTTAATGCCATGAGCTTCGGAGAAGAAAAGGCTCAGCATATAGGTGTGGACGTTCAGAAAAGAAAGATGATGGTCCTGATAGCTGGCTCCATCTTGACTGGTGCGGCTGTAGCTGTGTCTGGAACGATAGGGTTTGTCGGGCTTGTGATCCCTCATCTGACCAGGCTGTTATGGGGACCGGATCATAGGCATCTATTGCCGCTATCCATTCTGATGGGTGCAGGTTTTCTTATTATTGCCGATCTGGTTTCACGGACGATCATTGCACCTACCGAGCTTCCAATCGGTGTGATTACAGCAATAATCGGAGCACCTGCGTTTGCCATTATTTTAATTAAAAGAAAGAATAAACTTTGA
- a CDS encoding ABC transporter substrate-binding protein translates to MKKFYAFLLTMLLAAGVLAGCGESAEQPKEEKKVEEGQNDGGEEAAFPVTIKDALDNEIVIESKPERIVSMIPSNTEIAFELGLGEEVVGVSDFDNYPPEATEKEKIGGMEFNVEKIISLNPDLVLAHASSAHNSEAGLQQLRDAGVTVLVVNDAKSFDQVFESIVMVGTAAGEKDKAEQLVSGMKSKLEEIKTKAQGIKEEDRKSVFVEVSPAPEIYTAGTKTFMDEMLSAINAENIITEEGWPKMDPEAIIERNPDVIITTHGYYTEDAVGNVMGRDGWQDITAVKNKQVADVDSDMVTRSGPRIIEGVEELAKAVYPDVFK, encoded by the coding sequence ATGAAAAAGTTTTATGCATTTTTATTAACGATGCTACTGGCTGCAGGAGTGCTTGCAGGCTGCGGCGAGAGTGCTGAACAGCCTAAAGAAGAGAAAAAGGTTGAGGAAGGGCAGAATGACGGCGGGGAAGAGGCTGCTTTTCCTGTAACGATAAAGGATGCTCTTGATAATGAAATCGTCATTGAATCCAAGCCTGAAAGAATCGTGTCCATGATTCCGAGCAACACCGAAATTGCTTTTGAATTGGGGCTTGGAGAAGAAGTTGTCGGTGTCTCCGATTTTGATAACTACCCGCCCGAAGCTACAGAAAAAGAAAAGATTGGCGGCATGGAATTTAATGTCGAGAAAATTATTTCTTTAAACCCGGATCTTGTCCTTGCTCACGCTTCAAGCGCACATAATTCGGAAGCAGGTCTTCAGCAATTAAGAGATGCAGGTGTGACCGTCCTTGTTGTCAATGATGCGAAGAGCTTTGATCAGGTTTTTGAATCCATTGTAATGGTTGGAACCGCAGCGGGAGAGAAAGATAAAGCAGAGCAGCTCGTTTCAGGCATGAAGAGCAAGCTCGAGGAAATCAAAACAAAAGCTCAGGGCATAAAAGAAGAAGACCGCAAATCGGTATTCGTGGAAGTCTCACCTGCTCCTGAAATCTATACAGCAGGTACAAAAACATTTATGGACGAAATGTTAAGTGCCATCAATGCAGAAAATATCATTACCGAAGAAGGATGGCCAAAAATGGATCCGGAAGCGATTATCGAACGGAATCCGGATGTAATCATCACAACTCATGGCTATTACACTGAAGATGCTGTCGGCAATGTAATGGGCAGGGATGGCTGGCAGGATATAACCGCAGTGAAGAATAAGCAGGTTGCCGATGTTGATTCCGATATGGTAACCCGCTCTGGCCCTCGTATTATTGAAGGAGTCGAGGAACTTGCAAAAGCAGTATATCCGGACGTATTTAAATAA
- a CDS encoding FtsW/RodA/SpoVE family cell cycle protein, translated as MNKNNRFSDRFDWTLCFLLLLFFLISCIAIYSGQSSNQYEGNFVISQIKNYVVGAIIVAIVMYFDSEQIRRLTWPLYGLGILLLVGLFIAPESIAPERKGATLWYIIPGLGSVQPSEFVKVFLIIALSKIIADHHLKYQAKTAGTDFFLLIKLGAATLPPLGLIIIEDLGTALVIIAILTGIILVSGITWKILVPIYGILGAFAGTVLYLVIIAPEILEKYLGIDPYQFSRIYSWLDPVNHKQGAGMQLYNSMLAIGSGLISGKGFTDRQVYVPDAHTDFIFSVIGEEYGFFGASVVISLFFLLIYHLTKTGLETTDPFNTYICVGVISMITFHVFQNIGMTIQVLPITGIPLPFISYGGSSLMGNMMAMGLIFSIRYHHRTYMFSTDSNYVAK; from the coding sequence ATGAACAAGAATAATAGATTCTCAGACCGATTCGATTGGACGTTATGCTTTCTACTGCTGCTATTTTTCCTCATCAGCTGCATCGCTATTTACAGCGGACAATCCTCCAATCAATATGAAGGGAATTTTGTCATCTCACAAATAAAAAATTATGTTGTCGGAGCTATCATTGTGGCAATTGTCATGTATTTTGACAGCGAGCAAATCAGAAGGCTTACTTGGCCGCTGTACGGTTTAGGCATCCTATTGCTTGTCGGGTTATTCATTGCACCGGAAAGCATTGCACCAGAGCGCAAAGGGGCTACATTGTGGTATATCATTCCTGGACTTGGTTCTGTGCAGCCCTCAGAGTTTGTTAAGGTATTCCTTATCATTGCCCTTAGCAAAATCATCGCTGACCACCATCTGAAATATCAGGCAAAGACCGCAGGCACGGACTTTTTCCTTCTAATCAAATTAGGGGCAGCCACATTGCCTCCATTAGGATTGATTATTATTGAAGACCTTGGTACCGCCCTTGTCATCATCGCCATATTAACTGGAATCATCCTGGTTTCCGGGATCACCTGGAAAATCCTTGTTCCGATTTATGGAATCCTTGGCGCTTTCGCGGGAACGGTGCTCTATCTGGTCATCATAGCACCGGAAATTTTGGAGAAGTATCTTGGGATAGACCCCTATCAGTTCAGCCGGATTTATTCCTGGCTTGACCCGGTTAACCACAAGCAGGGAGCCGGAATGCAGCTGTACAACTCCATGCTCGCAATAGGCTCAGGATTAATATCCGGAAAAGGGTTTACTGACAGACAGGTGTATGTGCCTGATGCCCATACTGATTTTATTTTTAGCGTCATTGGCGAGGAGTACGGCTTCTTTGGTGCCAGTGTAGTAATCAGTCTTTTCTTTCTGCTCATCTATCACTTAACTAAAACCGGCTTGGAGACGACCGACCCTTTTAATACCTATATTTGCGTCGGGGTCATCAGTATGATCACCTTCCATGTATTTCAAAACATCGGTATGACTATTCAGGTGCTGCCAATCACCGGCATTCCGCTGCCGTTTATCAGCTACGGCGGAAGCTCGCTTATGGGGAACATGATGGCGATGGGTTTGATTTTCAGCATTCGCTACCATCACAGAACTTATATGTTTTCAACCGATTCAAATTATGTTGCAAAATAA
- the argS gene encoding arginine--tRNA ligase, with translation MINFKAIFTAQLASVLKGQLSEEAIADLIETPRNPAHGDLAFPCFTLAKAFRKSPAFIAEETACLIQGSHIEKTEAAGPYINIFFSKESASAVIMKKILNEGKEYGQLNDGAGKTAVLDFSSPNIAKPFSMGHLRSTVIGNALGSLAEKCGYTAVRINHLGDWGTQFGKLITAYKKWGSPEKVKENPIKELLSLYVRFHVEAEANPALEDEARSWFKELENGNEQAQALWSWFRDESLKEFQRVYDMLGIHFDSYNGEAFYNDKMEPVIVELMAKDLLAVSDGAEVVQLPDEDLPPCLIKKSDGATLYATRDLAAAFYRKETYQFDHSLYIVGQEQSIHFRQVKNVIKKMGYEWADNMTHVPFGLYLKDGKKMSTRKGRVILLEEVLNEAILLAKNNIEAKNPGLENKDEVAEAVGIGAILFHDLKNDRMNNIDFSLEEMLTFEGETGPYLQYTNARAYSLLRKADDLPSAENGLSDFYSWEIIKLLYQYPEKIRQSYMQLSPSVLAKYLIDVAQAFNKYYGQVRILEKDNGIKSRLALVKAVTIVLSDGMQTLGMKVPRQM, from the coding sequence ATGATCAATTTCAAAGCTATTTTCACAGCTCAGCTGGCTTCAGTGCTGAAAGGTCAGCTTTCTGAAGAAGCAATTGCAGACTTAATCGAAACGCCAAGGAATCCGGCACATGGCGATCTTGCTTTTCCCTGTTTTACACTTGCAAAAGCATTCAGGAAATCACCTGCCTTCATTGCTGAAGAGACAGCGTGCCTGATTCAGGGATCGCATATAGAAAAGACAGAGGCTGCTGGTCCTTACATTAATATCTTCTTTTCCAAAGAGTCAGCCAGTGCCGTCATAATGAAAAAAATCTTGAACGAAGGAAAAGAATATGGGCAGCTGAATGATGGCGCAGGCAAAACAGCCGTACTTGATTTCTCTTCGCCAAACATCGCAAAGCCCTTTTCCATGGGCCATTTGCGGTCTACGGTCATTGGAAACGCCCTCGGCAGCCTAGCCGAAAAATGCGGTTATACAGCGGTCAGAATTAACCACTTAGGCGATTGGGGCACACAATTCGGCAAGCTGATCACTGCTTATAAAAAGTGGGGCAGCCCGGAAAAAGTGAAGGAAAATCCAATAAAGGAACTCCTGAGCCTTTATGTACGCTTCCATGTAGAAGCAGAAGCTAACCCAGCCCTTGAAGATGAAGCGCGTTCCTGGTTCAAAGAGCTTGAAAACGGAAATGAGCAAGCTCAAGCACTCTGGAGCTGGTTTAGAGATGAATCATTGAAAGAATTCCAGCGGGTTTATGATATGCTTGGCATACATTTTGACTCATACAATGGCGAAGCTTTTTATAATGATAAAATGGAACCCGTCATAGTTGAGCTGATGGCAAAAGACCTGCTGGCTGTGTCTGATGGTGCAGAGGTGGTTCAGCTGCCTGATGAAGACCTTCCTCCATGCCTGATAAAAAAATCCGACGGAGCGACTCTGTATGCAACACGGGATCTGGCTGCCGCTTTTTACAGAAAAGAAACCTATCAGTTTGATCACTCCCTATACATTGTCGGTCAGGAACAGAGCATCCATTTCAGGCAGGTTAAAAACGTTATCAAAAAGATGGGCTATGAGTGGGCGGATAATATGACACATGTCCCGTTTGGCCTCTATTTAAAAGATGGAAAAAAGATGTCTACCCGGAAAGGCAGAGTCATCCTTCTTGAGGAGGTCCTGAATGAAGCAATCCTTCTCGCAAAGAATAATATTGAGGCTAAAAATCCCGGCTTGGAAAATAAAGATGAAGTCGCTGAAGCAGTCGGCATCGGGGCTATTCTGTTCCATGATCTGAAAAATGACCGCATGAATAATATTGATTTTTCACTTGAAGAAATGCTGACATTTGAAGGAGAAACAGGGCCTTATCTGCAATACACTAATGCCCGGGCCTATTCCCTGCTCCGCAAGGCAGACGACCTCCCATCTGCCGAAAATGGGCTATCTGATTTTTACAGCTGGGAAATTATCAAGCTGCTCTATCAGTATCCTGAAAAAATCAGACAGTCGTATATGCAGCTTTCCCCTTCTGTCCTGGCTAAATATTTGATTGATGTGGCTCAAGCCTTCAATAAATATTACGGACAGGTAAGAATATTGGAGAAAGATAACGGCATCAAATCAAGGCTTGCCCTTGTCAAAGCAGTCACAATTGTTCTTTCCGACGGCATGCAAACGCTCGGCATGAAGGTGCCCCGTCAAATGTAA
- a CDS encoding sulfite exporter TauE/SafE family protein codes for MEYFLFITLGALISVLSGFFGVGGGFILTPTLMLFGFSPVEAITTSLLFSIGTSLSGIFAHIRMKNIRLKQGLILGLSGMAATQAAHPFVLFLEEKGWDMWAVPLFYIILLSYFALGMLKRGKKSGSGASQPSEHSPAIVKMLLIGFFAGFVSTTLGVGGGFIMVPLSVAYLGMMPKKAVGTSLFAILLIVTAGFVSYASTISIDYWIGISLVGGGLAGSQFGAKLTSYFENEEITYMLGALYMATVASVILKLIHLNYTGLLVMAIFVGGFLVRSLVKMQKANTRTKAKKERP; via the coding sequence ATGGAATATTTCTTATTTATTACGCTCGGAGCGCTTATTAGTGTGCTCTCTGGATTTTTTGGGGTAGGGGGGGGATTCATTCTTACTCCGACACTCATGCTGTTTGGCTTTTCTCCGGTAGAAGCAATCACCACGAGTTTGCTTTTTTCAATTGGAACCTCTCTTTCAGGCATCTTCGCTCATATCAGGATGAAGAATATACGGCTTAAGCAAGGGCTGATTCTTGGACTAAGCGGCATGGCAGCTACTCAGGCCGCCCATCCCTTTGTGCTGTTTCTTGAGGAAAAGGGATGGGATATGTGGGCAGTTCCTTTGTTTTATATCATTCTGCTGTCTTATTTTGCTTTAGGTATGTTAAAAAGAGGGAAAAAGTCCGGCTCAGGTGCCAGTCAGCCTTCTGAACATTCTCCGGCCATTGTAAAAATGTTGCTGATTGGATTTTTTGCAGGGTTTGTTTCTACAACATTAGGTGTGGGCGGGGGCTTTATTATGGTGCCTTTATCGGTTGCCTATTTAGGGATGATGCCGAAAAAAGCAGTAGGAACCAGCTTGTTTGCTATTCTGCTGATCGTCACTGCAGGCTTTGTTTCTTATGCTTCCACCATATCCATTGACTATTGGATTGGCATTTCCCTGGTAGGAGGAGGCCTGGCTGGGTCACAATTTGGAGCGAAGCTTACCTCCTATTTTGAAAACGAAGAGATCACCTATATGCTCGGAGCCTTATATATGGCTACTGTGGCAAGTGTGATTCTGAAATTAATACACTTGAATTATACCGGCTTACTGGTGATGGCCATCTTTGTCGGCGGATTTTTAGTAAGAAGCCTTGTGAAAATGCAGAAAGCAAATACCCGCACAAAGGCAAAAAAGGAGAGACCATAA
- a CDS encoding DNA starvation/stationary phase protection protein has protein sequence MEKLHAALNVQISNWSVLYTKLHRYHWFVKGPLFFTLHEKFEELYNEAAEVVDEAAERLLAIGGSPAATFKEFLNITTLEESNGEKKAEDMVAALASDYRHIKEQLISLAQLAEEQEDQVTGDFAIGLMEKLDTHIWMLNAYLGE, from the coding sequence ATGGAAAAATTACATGCAGCATTAAATGTACAAATCTCAAACTGGAGTGTTCTTTATACTAAATTGCACCGCTACCACTGGTTTGTAAAAGGCCCGCTTTTCTTTACCCTTCATGAAAAGTTCGAAGAATTATATAATGAAGCAGCGGAAGTTGTGGATGAGGCAGCTGAACGCCTGCTTGCAATCGGCGGCTCACCAGCAGCGACATTTAAGGAATTCTTAAACATCACAACTCTTGAAGAGTCCAATGGGGAAAAGAAAGCAGAAGACATGGTTGCCGCTCTTGCTTCCGATTATAGACATATTAAAGAACAATTAATTTCTTTAGCCCAGCTTGCTGAGGAGCAGGAAGATCAAGTGACAGGCGACTTTGCCATCGGTCTTATGGAAAAATTGGATACGCATATTTGGATGTTAAATGCCTACTTAGGAGAATAA
- a CDS encoding EamA family transporter has product MANLKYSLFIFLGACSYGILASIVKLGLQAGHSVPELTGSQYLFGLLLLLLSFPFIKRTRITLKQTAALLLTGASLSLTGILYGMSLDRNPASIAVVLLFQFTWIGILLEALYERKMPSKTKIISSILLIIGTVFASNLMNSGSHPIQADGLIYGLLSAVTFAVFIFASGKAGKGIPTIQRSIFITFGGLLLVAAVSGPVLISGGIQLEGLWKFGLLMALFGAIFPIVFFAIGSPHLDSGLATIVGSAELPAAVAAAMLILGERISEAQTFGIVLILIGISIPQFSFKKAAKNRFST; this is encoded by the coding sequence ATGGCAAACTTAAAATATTCTTTATTTATTTTTCTTGGCGCATGCAGTTATGGCATTCTGGCATCCATTGTAAAGCTCGGACTACAGGCCGGCCACTCTGTCCCTGAATTGACCGGAAGCCAATATTTATTTGGGCTCCTTTTGCTATTGCTTTCTTTCCCATTTATCAAAAGAACGAGAATCACCCTTAAACAAACAGCAGCTTTGTTATTGACCGGTGCTTCCTTAAGTTTAACAGGCATTCTGTATGGAATGAGCCTTGATCGGAATCCGGCCTCCATCGCTGTTGTTCTCTTATTTCAGTTCACCTGGATAGGGATTCTTTTAGAAGCCCTATATGAAAGAAAGATGCCCAGCAAAACAAAAATCATTTCTTCGATCTTGCTTATTATAGGAACTGTATTTGCAAGCAACCTGATGAATTCCGGGTCACATCCTATTCAAGCTGATGGACTGATCTATGGCTTATTATCAGCGGTTACATTTGCCGTATTCATTTTTGCGAGCGGCAAGGCTGGAAAAGGAATTCCAACCATCCAGAGGAGCATCTTCATCACATTTGGCGGACTTCTTTTGGTTGCAGCTGTTTCCGGCCCGGTCTTAATAAGCGGCGGCATTCAGCTTGAAGGCCTATGGAAATTCGGGCTGCTGATGGCATTGTTTGGCGCCATTTTCCCAATTGTATTCTTTGCAATCGGTTCACCCCATTTAGATTCAGGGCTTGCCACAATTGTAGGTTCTGCCGAACTCCCGGCTGCTGTCGCTGCTGCCATGCTGATTCTTGGCGAAAGAATATCTGAAGCACAGACTTTTGGAATTGTGCTGATCCTGATTGGAATCAGCATTCCGCAGTTCTCATTTAAAAAAGCAGCAAAGAATCGTTTTAGCACGTAA
- a CDS encoding mechanosensitive ion channel, producing MDNNRYWGGFDYLLAKLPDLLLALLVLLVGWIIAKAIEKAVLKGLRKTSLDDRVFPDKANRKYSSEKIISKIIFYLLLVFVFILFFNILDLDIIAAPLVGMFSSIMAAVPSILKAALILLFAWLIATGLSLLIRKSGKTLKVHEKLNKWNLTDNKEQPANVIDNLAKIVFYLTLLVFLPAVLGALNLNGIAGPFTGMLESILAFLPKLLAAALILFVGWFVAKIVRDIVTNFLQAIGSEKLTARLGLNRLFEGTSLASVIGTVVFVLILIPTVIAALERLDIEGISGPAIAMLNDVLTMLPNIAVAIFFVLIGVWLGKWVRKFVSSLLERIGLNSYFSGMGLNKSAAAGNGLSFSQVIGYIAEVIIVLLFVVQALNILGLDFLVTLATGVIAYLPHVIAALVILGVGLWLGSLVKKLLSTVLQGPHYNFLANVAQAAIIAISVFMALDQLGLAASIVNAAFILTLGALALAFGLSFGLGGKDFAAKYLQKLDRKIEETTINKDADTKAVIKKAMPEMKPGYAPGSADKPINPTSPDPSMNPANDPLNPRNNRMDENNGPLK from the coding sequence TTGGACAATAATCGGTACTGGGGCGGATTTGATTACCTTTTGGCCAAACTGCCTGATTTATTATTAGCATTATTAGTATTATTAGTTGGATGGATTATTGCAAAAGCAATCGAAAAGGCCGTTTTAAAGGGTCTGCGCAAAACCAGCCTTGATGACAGAGTATTCCCCGATAAAGCAAATAGAAAATATTCTTCTGAAAAAATAATCAGCAAGATTATTTTTTATCTGCTGTTAGTGTTCGTATTTATTCTGTTCTTCAATATTTTAGATCTCGATATTATTGCTGCACCGCTTGTGGGCATGTTCTCTTCCATAATGGCAGCAGTTCCGAGCATTTTAAAGGCAGCTCTAATTCTATTATTCGCATGGCTTATCGCCACTGGACTCAGCCTGCTGATCAGAAAAAGCGGCAAAACGCTCAAAGTTCATGAAAAGCTGAACAAATGGAATTTAACAGACAATAAAGAGCAGCCTGCCAATGTTATTGATAACCTAGCTAAAATTGTTTTCTACCTGACATTGCTGGTATTCCTGCCGGCTGTATTGGGAGCTCTAAACCTGAATGGAATCGCCGGACCGTTCACCGGCATGCTTGAAAGCATCCTGGCCTTTTTGCCTAAGCTTCTCGCAGCAGCCCTGATTTTATTTGTCGGCTGGTTTGTTGCGAAAATCGTCCGCGATATCGTAACGAATTTCCTGCAGGCTATTGGGAGTGAAAAACTGACGGCAAGATTAGGCTTAAACCGATTGTTTGAAGGGACAAGCCTGGCATCTGTGATTGGCACAGTTGTGTTTGTTCTTATTCTAATTCCAACAGTCATTGCCGCTCTCGAGAGATTGGATATTGAAGGCATTTCAGGACCTGCTATTGCCATGCTGAATGATGTCCTGACGATGCTGCCGAATATTGCTGTAGCTATATTCTTCGTGCTGATTGGTGTTTGGCTCGGAAAATGGGTCCGCAAATTCGTCTCCAGTTTACTCGAGCGAATCGGATTGAATTCTTACTTCTCCGGTATGGGATTAAACAAGTCTGCTGCAGCAGGCAATGGTTTAAGCTTCTCCCAGGTAATTGGCTATATTGCAGAAGTGATTATTGTCCTGTTGTTTGTGGTGCAGGCTCTTAATATCCTTGGACTTGACTTCCTGGTAACATTGGCGACAGGTGTAATTGCCTATCTTCCTCATGTGATTGCAGCTCTTGTCATTCTTGGTGTAGGTTTGTGGCTGGGCAGTCTGGTTAAGAAATTGCTGAGCACGGTTCTTCAAGGACCGCATTATAATTTCCTTGCCAATGTCGCTCAGGCAGCCATTATCGCGATTTCAGTCTTTATGGCACTTGATCAGCTTGGTCTTGCCGCTTCCATTGTCAATGCTGCGTTCATTCTGACGCTTGGTGCACTTGCACTGGCATTCGGCTTATCATTTGGTCTGGGAGGGAAAGACTTTGCTGCCAAGTATCTTCAAAAGCTTGATCGGAAAATTGAAGAAACAACCATTAATAAAGATGCTGATACGAAAGCAGTGATTAAAAAGGCTATGCCGGAGATGAAACCAGGCTATGCCCCTGGCAGTGCTGATAAACCGATTAACCCAACAAGTCCGGATCCATCTATGAATCCGGCAAATGACCCGTTAAATCCGCGCAATAACCGGATGGATGAAAACAATGGGCCATTGAAATAA
- a CDS encoding DUF4395 domain-containing protein, which yields MANTPVSIPRPLVRTNQWSIVLSVLASWLTGEAWILAIPLLSGIMGLLFGYNPIMRTAKHFLRKNPADYIPEDWEQQQFNQVIAVACLALGLISFLLGWTAAGYVFTAMVALSAFIAILGFCIGCFIRFQLNQYKYRKSLDKA from the coding sequence TTGGCAAATACACCGGTTTCTATTCCCCGTCCGCTCGTAAGAACCAATCAATGGTCGATCGTATTAAGTGTTTTAGCTTCGTGGCTTACCGGAGAAGCATGGATTCTCGCCATTCCCCTCCTTTCAGGTATAATGGGCCTATTGTTCGGCTACAATCCCATTATGCGTACAGCAAAACATTTTCTAAGAAAAAATCCTGCTGATTACATTCCCGAAGACTGGGAGCAGCAGCAATTTAATCAAGTGATTGCCGTTGCCTGCCTGGCGCTTGGCCTAATCAGCTTTCTCCTGGGCTGGACAGCTGCAGGGTATGTTTTTACAGCTATGGTAGCTCTATCAGCATTTATTGCCATTCTGGGATTTTGCATAGGCTGTTTTATCCGCTTTCAGCTCAATCAATATAAATACCGAAAATCGTTAGATAAAGCTTAA
- a CDS encoding YqcI/YcgG family protein: MKTASKFLLTKEDMTNPEIVPEWVIQEYKTFHDTVTDKTFPCYFGMTAEMRGELRYAYITQEDWSNLPEALESFIELFDAPKLIRHGLFVFVEPEKDEKPLEHYREYFWNILQYLHKVDTKPWPKDYPTDPDHHLWAFSFAEEPFFVFGNAPAYKQRKTRDLGSSLVLGFQPRRIFEGLEGTSKGGIMSREKVRERVEKWDGLPTHPNISHYGDPEHREWKQYFIGDDIKPIEGKCPFHHK; this comes from the coding sequence ATGAAAACTGCCAGTAAGTTTCTTTTAACAAAAGAAGATATGACTAACCCCGAAATTGTGCCAGAGTGGGTTATTCAAGAATATAAAACATTTCATGATACGGTTACAGATAAAACCTTCCCGTGCTATTTTGGAATGACTGCTGAAATGCGCGGCGAATTGAGATATGCCTATATTACACAGGAGGACTGGTCTAACCTGCCGGAAGCCCTCGAATCATTTATCGAGCTTTTTGACGCACCAAAACTGATTCGCCATGGACTGTTTGTATTTGTGGAGCCGGAAAAAGACGAAAAACCGCTTGAACATTACAGAGAATATTTCTGGAATATCCTGCAGTATTTGCATAAGGTTGATACAAAGCCTTGGCCGAAGGATTATCCGACAGATCCTGACCATCATTTATGGGCATTTTCTTTTGCGGAGGAGCCATTCTTTGTGTTTGGAAATGCGCCTGCCTACAAGCAGAGAAAGACGAGGGATCTAGGCAGCAGCCTTGTGCTCGGTTTCCAGCCGCGCCGCATTTTTGAAGGCCTTGAAGGCACCTCTAAAGGCGGCATCATGTCCAGAGAAAAAGTAAGGGAACGGGTTGAAAAATGGGACGGCCTCCCTACCCATCCAAACATCAGCCACTATGGCGATCCCGAACACCGTGAGTGGAAACAATACTTTATCGGTGATGACATTAAACCAATCGAAGGGAAATGCCCTTTTCATCATAAATAA